GAGTCCTTCGCCGGGTGGGCCGTCGAGGTGACCTTCGACCAACTCACCGCAACCGCACACCGGCTCGCCACGAAAATTCGTCGACTGACGCGGCGCGGCGTCGGGATCGACTATGCCGGTATGGAGACATCGACCACATCCCCGGGCCTGCCATTCCTGCTGACGAGATATCCCGGCGTCCCGCACCCCGGACATCTGGATGTCGATCATGATGTCAGCCTGCTCGGCGACATTAGCTTGCAGATCGCGGAATCCGCCGCCCAACTGGACCATTGGATCGACGGGATCCGCTGCGATTCCGCCCTGGACATCGAGGTGCGCAGCCACGGCAGCGGCCAGGGCATCCACAGAGTCTCCATCGGCACGTCCACAGGACCGATCGTGCTCACGGCGGCGCATCCGATCGGAGGAGCCACAACATGACCAGCACCACGTCAAACACATACTCGGAATCGTCAGCAATGAAGTCGACACGACCGGTCGCGGTGATCACCGGCGGGGGCCGCGGCATCGGAGTCGGCATCAGCACGGCGTTGGCCCGCCACGGCTACGACCTGGTCATCGGATTCACCTCTGACGAGTCCGCCGCCAGACAGACTGCCGCCGAGATCGCCGCTGAAACGGGCGCAAACCCAGTGCTCGTCCGCGGGGATGTTTCGGTGCCCCAGACCGCTGCGGATTTGGCCCGCGCCGCGTTAGGCGAGTTTGGCGCCCTTGACTGCTGGGTGAACAACGCTGGCTACATGGCAACTGGGGCGCTGCTCGAACTCACCGGTGCACAGGTGCTACGTTGCTTCGAAATCAA
This Mycobacterium simiae DNA region includes the following protein-coding sequences:
- a CDS encoding VOC family protein, with the translated sequence MQFDHIVIATSDPVNSAHRLSENTGLTALEGGVHDSLGTYNYIVPLGRGYLELVGVHDDVLAKRNPFGQLVLSALARNSESFAGWAVEVTFDQLTATAHRLATKIRRLTRRGVGIDYAGMETSTTSPGLPFLLTRYPGVPHPGHLDVDHDVSLLGDISLQIAESAAQLDHWIDGIRCDSALDIEVRSHGSGQGIHRVSIGTSTGPIVLTAAHPIGGATT